One region of Actinomycetota bacterium genomic DNA includes:
- a CDS encoding class II fructose-bisphosphate aldolase, giving the protein MPIASPEVYNEMLDRAKAGAFAYPAINCTSSQSIVAAIRGFAEAESDGIVQVSWGGAEFASGQLVKDMVAGASALAEFAHSIAKHYNVNIALHTDHCPAEKLDGFMRPLVALSADRVAKGLEPLFQSHMWDGSAVSLEENLDIADEMLDKCSAAKTVLEIEIGVVGGEEDGIEAKHDAKLFSTPEDALAMVDKLGLGERGRYLVAATFGNVHGVYKPGNVVLTPSILKDLQDAVSAKHPGNDKPLDLVFHGGSGSLLSEIRESLDYGVIKMNIDTDTQYAFTRPIVDHIFKNYDGVLKVDGEVGNKKAYDPRAYGKLAEAGMAARVVLACEDLRSTGTRIK; this is encoded by the coding sequence ATGCCTATTGCATCACCCGAGGTTTACAACGAAATGCTCGATCGCGCTAAAGCTGGCGCTTTCGCATATCCCGCAATTAACTGCACTTCATCCCAGTCCATCGTCGCTGCCATTCGTGGTTTTGCCGAGGCCGAATCTGACGGCATCGTACAGGTCTCCTGGGGTGGCGCTGAATTTGCATCTGGACAGCTTGTTAAGGACATGGTTGCCGGAGCAAGTGCCCTTGCCGAATTCGCACACTCTATTGCGAAGCACTACAACGTGAACATCGCACTTCATACAGACCATTGCCCAGCCGAGAAGTTAGACGGTTTTATGCGCCCGCTAGTTGCACTTTCAGCTGACCGAGTTGCCAAAGGCCTTGAGCCACTATTCCAGTCGCACATGTGGGATGGTTCAGCAGTAAGTCTTGAAGAGAACCTTGATATCGCTGACGAGATGCTAGATAAGTGCTCTGCTGCTAAGACGGTTTTAGAAATTGAAATCGGTGTCGTTGGTGGTGAGGAAGATGGCATTGAAGCAAAACATGATGCCAAGCTATTTTCAACTCCGGAAGATGCTCTAGCTATGGTGGACAAGCTTGGCCTTGGCGAGCGTGGCCGCTATCTAGTTGCTGCAACTTTCGGCAACGTACATGGCGTCTACAAGCCTGGAAATGTGGTACTAACTCCTTCGATTTTGAAGGATTTGCAGGATGCAGTTTCGGCCAAGCACCCGGGCAATGACAAGCCACTCGATTTAGTTTTCCATGGTGGCTCAGGTTCCTTGCTTTCGGAAATCCGAGAGTCTCTTGATTATGGTGTAATCAAGATGAACATTGACACTGATACTCAGTACGCATTTACCCGACCAATTGTTGATCACATCTTCAAGAACTATGACGGCGTCTTGAAGGTGGATGGCGAAGTGGGCAATAAGAAGGCTTACGACCCACGTGCCTATGGCAAACTAGCCGAAGCTGGCATGGCTGCTCGCGTTGTGCTTGCATGTGAAGACCTACGCTCGACTGGCACGCGCATCAAATAG
- a CDS encoding FABP family protein, which yields MVCWVCNLQIIQGPALTSEIHYDVNPIAWLLGTWVGLGVVHFPGMQGSVQAAHELTVVTDGQPFLTHLSRIWQVDEAGNRVQLLTTESGIWRPLPNLEVEFTLDPDGNARTWIGEVKVTGLVDATITRAHTIMNRTGLPTSDENGLVGQDIRTYGLDPSGRLGWVHEVETAQVPLTSQASFLLTKAG from the coding sequence TTGGTTTGCTGGGTATGTAATTTACAAATTATTCAAGGGCCAGCGCTGACTTCTGAAATTCATTACGATGTGAATCCAATTGCATGGCTGCTTGGCACTTGGGTCGGCTTAGGTGTTGTTCATTTCCCTGGGATGCAAGGTAGCGTGCAGGCGGCACATGAATTAACTGTGGTCACCGATGGCCAACCTTTTCTGACACATCTGTCTCGAATCTGGCAAGTCGATGAAGCCGGGAACCGAGTGCAACTTTTAACCACTGAATCAGGAATTTGGCGACCACTTCCTAACCTAGAGGTCGAATTTACTCTTGATCCGGATGGCAATGCTCGTACTTGGATAGGAGAAGTTAAAGTAACTGGTCTAGTAGACGCAACAATCACCCGTGCACACACAATCATGAATAGAACCGGCTTGCCAACAAGTGATGAGAATGGCTTGGTTGGCCAGGACATTCGGACCTATGGGCTAGACCCAAGTGGCCGACTTGGCTGGGTGCATGAAGTTGAAACAGCTCAAGTACCATTAACATCACAAGCATCCTTTTTATTGACCAAGGCAGGCTAG
- a CDS encoding transcriptional repressor: protein MSRDWDEVLREHGYRITPQRQLVLEAVNALGHATPETLLAEVQKTAGAVNLSTIYRTLEVLEQVGLVTHAHIGHGPPTYHSVDEDPHIHLVCDTCSSVDSIPAESATLFVQLLRDQVGFETDVAHVSVHGQCADCVKRLKYL, encoded by the coding sequence ATGAGTCGGGATTGGGACGAAGTCCTTCGGGAGCATGGTTATCGAATCACGCCTCAGCGCCAATTAGTGCTCGAAGCTGTTAACGCGCTTGGCCATGCAACCCCAGAGACTCTTCTTGCCGAAGTCCAGAAAACCGCAGGAGCGGTTAATCTATCCACTATCTATCGAACGCTAGAAGTACTGGAACAGGTTGGCCTAGTTACTCACGCCCACATTGGTCATGGTCCACCGACGTATCATTCAGTAGATGAAGATCCCCACATTCATTTAGTGTGCGATACCTGTTCGTCAGTTGATTCGATTCCTGCGGAATCCGCAACACTGTTTGTGCAACTACTTCGTGATCAAGTTGGCTTTGAGACCGATGTGGCACATGTTTCTGTACACGGGCAGTGTGCTGACTGCGTAAAAAGACTTAAATATCTTTAA
- a CDS encoding folate-binding protein, with the protein MTAIPMMDQTAIDAAVPWHYGDPFREQRQLVAGLGRVDLSHREVVMVSGPDRHEWLHALLTQHLLEPYSSTQALSLSPNGHIEHDLHLIDDGQITWLICETGSAQSLVAYLTKMKFRSDVAVTLVTADYAVIGAPGWVVSEFPVWHSPAAYLGDSDTPVAYVPKRPAPWQVSEIVVPRELLAAELGEVLVGTWAWEAHRIRAGVARFGFETDHRTIAHELGLITPAVHLQKGCYRGQETVARVYNLGKPPRRLVQLQIDGSTNELPIIGAPIVLGDAEVGRLTSVIQDYESGPLGLGVIKRNIDLADILIVGGVTAAQVPIVVAD; encoded by the coding sequence ATGACGGCAATTCCGATGATGGACCAAACCGCAATCGATGCTGCTGTGCCGTGGCATTATGGCGATCCATTCCGAGAGCAGCGCCAACTTGTTGCGGGGCTTGGTCGAGTTGATTTATCACATCGAGAAGTTGTCATGGTTTCTGGTCCTGACCGACATGAATGGTTGCACGCATTACTAACTCAGCACTTACTCGAACCATATTCCAGCACCCAAGCTCTTAGTTTGTCGCCAAATGGCCACATCGAACACGACCTTCACCTGATTGACGACGGTCAGATAACTTGGCTTATTTGCGAAACGGGTTCCGCTCAATCTCTCGTCGCTTATCTAACCAAAATGAAGTTCCGCTCGGATGTGGCTGTTACCTTAGTCACCGCCGATTATGCAGTCATTGGAGCGCCAGGTTGGGTAGTTAGCGAATTTCCTGTTTGGCATTCTCCAGCCGCCTACCTCGGAGATTCAGATACTCCTGTCGCATATGTTCCGAAGCGTCCTGCTCCTTGGCAAGTAAGTGAAATAGTCGTCCCAAGAGAATTGCTTGCCGCCGAGTTAGGTGAAGTATTGGTCGGAACCTGGGCTTGGGAGGCGCACCGCATCAGAGCCGGAGTTGCGCGATTCGGATTCGAAACCGATCATCGAACAATTGCGCATGAGCTCGGCTTGATCACCCCCGCAGTTCATCTGCAAAAAGGGTGCTATCGCGGACAGGAAACTGTAGCTCGCGTTTACAACTTGGGAAAACCACCGCGTCGACTAGTTCAGTTGCAAATTGATGGTTCTACAAACGAACTTCCCATAATCGGAGCACCAATTGTTCTTGGCGATGCTGAAGTTGGCCGACTGACTTCAGTAATTCAAGATTATGAAAGTGGTCCGTTGGGACTTGGGGTAATCAAGCGCAATATTGACTTAGCTGACATCCTGATTGTTGGCGGCGTAACAGCCGCTCAAGTCCCAATTGTTGTTGCTGACTAA
- a CDS encoding D-tyrosyl-tRNA(Tyr) deacylase, producing MRAVIQRVTGAAVHIAGQVVGEFSGPGLCVLVGVSVDDDISKCVTLADKIWKLRIFEAGALRAHGIKIEPEKNEVSAADANLPILLISQFTLFADTSRGRRPTWQQAARGEQAEPLINELTRALRDLGASVETGKFGADMQITQTCDGPMTILVEV from the coding sequence ATGCGTGCGGTAATTCAACGAGTAACTGGGGCGGCCGTACACATTGCTGGACAGGTAGTTGGCGAATTTTCTGGTCCTGGCCTTTGCGTCTTAGTTGGCGTGAGTGTTGATGACGATATCTCTAAATGTGTGACCCTTGCAGACAAAATCTGGAAACTTAGAATTTTCGAAGCGGGAGCGCTTCGCGCGCATGGGATCAAAATTGAACCAGAGAAAAATGAGGTTTCGGCAGCGGATGCAAACCTTCCCATTTTGCTAATAAGTCAGTTCACTTTATTTGCGGATACTAGCCGTGGAAGGCGACCGACTTGGCAGCAAGCCGCTCGAGGTGAACAAGCCGAACCACTGATAAATGAACTAACTCGTGCACTTCGCGACTTAGGTGCAAGCGTGGAAACTGGAAAATTTGGCGCTGACATGCAAATCACTCAGACCTGCGATGGCCCCATGACGATACTTGTGGAAGTTTAG
- a CDS encoding asparaginase, with translation MSVPLAQVIRSGLVEGTHFGSAVVVGSSGEVLWSTGDVTKTFFPRSANKLMQTLGMVRVGLPLNDQLLALACSSHSGEAFHIAGVRQILQEAECSVSDLQCPSDYPLDETQRTELITQGQPKSSLYMNCSAKHAAMLLACKTAGWPISNYCAPDHPLQQTCQAAIEECTGEKVEVVGIDGCGAPVMSSTLVGLARAFGQFAGPSATADQRMISSAIKLYPEFLAGTWRDVTRLMQGLPGAIAKDGAEGVYAIGLGDGRALAIKIADGGERARIPVAMAILRDVLGVVSEEVDRQLDSRVTLGGGQPVGKVIPLIS, from the coding sequence ATGTCGGTTCCGTTGGCCCAGGTGATTCGCAGTGGACTTGTTGAAGGCACCCACTTCGGCAGTGCAGTTGTTGTTGGCTCGAGTGGGGAAGTACTTTGGTCGACAGGTGATGTAACAAAAACATTTTTCCCGCGATCAGCAAACAAGCTGATGCAGACTTTGGGCATGGTAAGAGTAGGCTTACCACTCAACGATCAGCTACTCGCGCTGGCTTGTTCATCACATAGTGGCGAAGCTTTTCACATCGCTGGCGTTAGACAAATTCTGCAAGAAGCAGAATGTAGCGTTTCAGATTTGCAGTGCCCTAGCGACTACCCACTTGATGAAACGCAGCGAACTGAGTTAATTACACAAGGGCAACCTAAATCATCGCTTTACATGAACTGCAGTGCTAAACATGCAGCAATGCTCCTAGCCTGCAAAACTGCCGGTTGGCCGATTTCAAACTACTGCGCACCAGATCACCCGCTCCAACAAACTTGTCAGGCGGCAATCGAAGAGTGCACAGGCGAAAAAGTGGAAGTAGTCGGAATTGACGGATGCGGGGCGCCAGTGATGTCCAGCACGCTAGTCGGTTTGGCCAGGGCTTTTGGCCAATTCGCCGGTCCAAGTGCAACCGCGGATCAACGCATGATCAGCAGTGCGATTAAGTTATACCCCGAATTTCTCGCCGGAACATGGCGCGATGTAACCAGGCTCATGCAAGGTTTACCGGGCGCAATCGCCAAGGATGGGGCAGAAGGTGTCTATGCGATTGGCCTTGGTGATGGACGCGCGTTAGCAATCAAAATTGCTGATGGTGGCGAGCGGGCTCGAATCCCAGTTGCAATGGCTATTCTGCGCGATGTACTTGGCGTCGTCTCTGAAGAGGTGGACCGACAACTCGACAGTAGAGTCACACTCGGCGGCGGTCAGCCCGTGGGCAAAGTCATCCCCTTAATCTCGTAG
- the disA gene encoding DNA integrity scanning protein DisA gives MRSVLAQVAPGTALRDGLERILRGSTGALIVLGEDKSINQISSGGFNVNIPFTATRLRELAKMDGAVLCDREANNIFAAAVQLLPDPSIPTDEQGTRHRTADRVSRQTGLPVISVSKSMNIIALYLDGRRYVLEDSASILSRANQALATLERYKQRLDEVAGSLSALEIEDLVTIRDVAIVAQRHEMVRRIAAEIASYVVELGTDGRLLSLQHDELIAGTVDEQRLVVQDYVPNLTRRNKAVEKALIAISELDSAGLLDLGQVAVALGLPGDIDSQDSPIQPRGYRLMAKVPRLPEVVIDKLISHFGGLQKILAATVEDLRDVEGVGEARARTIRESLSRLAESSLLERYV, from the coding sequence TGCGTGGTAGCACTGGCGCCTTGATTGTTCTAGGTGAAGACAAATCTATCAATCAAATTAGCAGTGGCGGCTTCAACGTAAACATTCCGTTCACCGCTACTCGCTTACGCGAATTAGCAAAAATGGACGGGGCGGTGTTATGCGATCGCGAAGCAAACAACATTTTTGCCGCCGCAGTTCAACTGCTACCAGACCCCTCGATACCAACTGATGAACAAGGTACTCGTCACCGAACCGCAGATCGAGTTTCTCGGCAAACGGGACTCCCGGTAATAAGTGTGAGTAAATCAATGAACATCATTGCGCTCTATCTTGATGGTCGGCGTTATGTACTTGAAGATTCGGCATCGATTTTGTCGCGCGCTAATCAGGCACTTGCCACATTAGAGCGGTACAAGCAGCGTCTGGATGAAGTAGCTGGCTCACTCTCTGCACTTGAAATTGAAGATTTGGTGACTATTCGTGATGTTGCAATCGTTGCGCAACGACACGAAATGGTTCGACGCATTGCTGCCGAAATTGCTAGTTATGTCGTTGAACTCGGTACCGATGGCCGATTGCTCTCACTTCAGCATGACGAATTGATTGCCGGTACTGTCGACGAACAGCGCCTAGTAGTTCAGGATTATGTCCCTAATCTGACTCGGCGAAATAAGGCGGTTGAAAAGGCACTGATAGCTATTTCCGAACTAGATTCGGCTGGCTTATTAGATTTAGGCCAGGTTGCTGTCGCCCTAGGTCTGCCCGGTGACATTGATTCGCAAGATTCGCCGATTCAGCCACGTGGTTATCGTCTGATGGCCAAGGTCCCGCGGCTTCCTGAAGTAGTAATTGATAAATTGATTTCGCATTTTGGCGGGCTACAGAAAATTCTTGCAGCTACAGTTGAGGATTTACGCGACGTTGAAGGTGTCGGTGAAGCACGGGCCCGAACAATTCGCGAAAGTTTGTCGCGACTAGCTGAATCTAGCCTGCTCGAACGCTACGTTTAA